The Catenulispora sp. MAP5-51 genome has a segment encoding these proteins:
- a CDS encoding type I-E CRISPR-associated protein Cse1/CasA, whose amino-acid sequence MTESVRILLSTRHCPCADRDVPLVGFPGKLPARSGDDVEHALHSSSSRPSYVGHDLPRSDAMQQVDSPILDGVSDRPHWDPRAHTFVRAFTLDGAVVDRCLTDLFSQAETLADVDGETPGEKVAVIEFLLALCYASGTYPVSAEDWQQWLQSEHPLDKVASWLAEQPDNDWDLFHPTRPLGQNALLSGFLSEHGTGPAQLVIERSGDYSQLADHHHLHHPDPLPAAKAYRALLTQHVFGLSGRARISGQATLGPTITNLATGRLGGRIRVLALGGTLGQTLRLNLTPTTDDPRLLNLTWTQSRIERRGFGRKPPPRTVEGYADLHSYLGRSVLLQPKPGLSGDLAVVDRVLIGAGELLELDPKKHLQDAVLSETRQGQVKPLWPSATRDLWREAHALYAAVESRSGGLYERLALLPKDGGTKRRPVQLLAVGLLSAKSTPVGWVTSVFPFAPGMAPVLYQASLRGSQVAEHLARSLDRAAFKAWEVMFPNPKPADKKAQISRFDARAEQWKATEVPFRTLLEDVAEGASVADCMPEYTQWLVESAEELLQQRLDALPDNGRGRRARAAAHRGFTDFLTGPKAPPDIRNSMNGEA is encoded by the coding sequence GTGACTGAGAGTGTCAGAATCCTGCTGTCGACACGCCATTGCCCCTGCGCCGACAGGGATGTTCCGCTGGTGGGCTTTCCTGGAAAGCTCCCCGCCCGCAGCGGGGACGATGTCGAGCACGCGCTGCACAGCAGCAGCTCACGCCCATCTTACGTAGGTCACGATCTGCCGAGGTCCGACGCCATGCAACAAGTTGATTCTCCGATTTTGGACGGAGTCAGCGACAGGCCCCACTGGGACCCACGGGCGCACACGTTCGTCCGCGCTTTCACGCTGGACGGCGCCGTCGTCGACCGATGCCTGACAGATCTGTTCTCGCAAGCCGAGACTCTGGCAGACGTGGACGGCGAGACGCCCGGGGAGAAGGTCGCCGTCATCGAATTCCTGCTCGCCCTCTGCTACGCCTCCGGCACCTACCCGGTCTCCGCCGAAGATTGGCAGCAGTGGCTGCAGTCGGAACACCCGCTGGACAAGGTCGCTTCCTGGCTGGCTGAGCAACCAGACAACGACTGGGATCTGTTCCATCCCACCCGCCCCCTGGGGCAGAACGCCCTTCTCAGCGGGTTTCTGTCAGAACATGGAACAGGCCCTGCTCAACTGGTGATCGAACGCAGCGGCGACTACAGCCAACTCGCCGATCACCATCATCTCCATCACCCCGATCCGCTGCCCGCAGCCAAGGCCTACCGCGCTCTGCTGACCCAGCACGTGTTCGGACTCTCTGGTCGCGCCCGGATTTCGGGGCAAGCGACTCTGGGCCCGACCATCACTAATCTCGCCACGGGGAGACTTGGCGGCCGTATCCGAGTCCTTGCGCTGGGTGGGACTCTGGGACAGACGCTCCGGCTGAACTTGACTCCCACCACCGATGACCCGCGGTTGCTGAATCTGACATGGACCCAGAGCCGGATCGAGCGACGCGGTTTCGGACGCAAGCCACCACCGCGCACGGTCGAAGGCTACGCTGACCTGCACAGCTACTTGGGACGTTCGGTCTTGTTACAGCCCAAGCCCGGGTTGTCTGGCGACCTGGCCGTTGTCGACCGTGTTTTGATCGGCGCTGGCGAACTGCTTGAGCTGGATCCGAAAAAGCATCTTCAAGACGCAGTGTTGTCGGAGACACGCCAAGGGCAGGTCAAGCCTTTGTGGCCATCAGCTACACGGGACTTGTGGCGTGAGGCGCATGCCCTTTATGCAGCAGTTGAGAGCCGGTCGGGCGGTCTGTACGAACGTCTCGCGCTGTTGCCGAAGGACGGGGGCACGAAGCGCCGGCCCGTCCAGCTGTTGGCTGTGGGTCTCCTTTCTGCGAAGTCGACTCCGGTCGGCTGGGTCACCAGTGTCTTCCCCTTCGCCCCGGGAATGGCACCCGTGCTGTACCAGGCCTCGCTCAGGGGCTCGCAGGTAGCAGAACACCTGGCTAGATCGTTGGACCGTGCCGCTTTCAAGGCGTGGGAAGTCATGTTCCCCAACCCGAAACCAGCAGACAAGAAGGCGCAGATCAGTCGCTTCGATGCGCGGGCGGAACAGTGGAAGGCCACCGAGGTCCCGTTTCGGACGCTGCTCGAAGATGTCGCCGAGGGCGCCTCGGTCGCCGACTGCATGCCCGAGTACACGCAATGGCTTGTGGAATCAGCGGAGGAACTTCTGCAACAGCGACTCGACGCGCTGCCGGACAACGGCCGCGGACGACGCGCTCGAGCGGCGGCCCACCGTGGCTTCACCGACTTCCTAACCGGCCCCAAGGCACCGCCCGACATTCGCAACTCCATGAACGGAGAAGCATGA
- a CDS encoding type I-E CRISPR-associated protein Cas7/Cse4/CasC, whose amino-acid sequence MTEAAAPRAQFLSLHLLETLAAVLPVRDENNAPKTIVYGGFERHMITSQARRRAERMHARDRANAGVGPLAGHSMGRRTREWALLTARVLEKDHGWDKDESVATTRAVLEAVGLKFGDPAKKTVANLTKVLLFAPADADKRIGAYIDANSEELRHWRDQYLTAQESGSKPKRGGKQAVAEESEDGETNGAGDKDLPPLPKESRTAVLTALAPRDAIDIALYGRFLAEIPDSPNVDGAVQSAHAFTIQEAEAVDDFYAAADDAKLDRKKNALDFLDAADDAGAGMTGYQSLISGTFYRHAVLDRSRLRTNLQAAGMTEAEAAEAAVAAELEFVTGFVEAFPQAKRNSTASTGSLPALVLAFEGERPYNYAAAFQKPIDENPEDSGGEGPAGLAGVRRMLNHHSFVGKRRPDIVRARLLTYDPQVDALLDELQPSDATRVDTIEGLTS is encoded by the coding sequence GTGACCGAAGCAGCAGCTCCACGCGCACAGTTCCTTTCGCTCCACCTGCTCGAGACTCTGGCAGCGGTCCTGCCCGTTCGCGATGAGAACAACGCCCCGAAGACCATCGTCTACGGCGGCTTCGAACGACACATGATCACCAGCCAGGCCAGACGCCGGGCCGAGCGGATGCACGCCCGCGACCGGGCGAATGCCGGGGTCGGTCCGCTAGCCGGCCACAGTATGGGACGCAGGACCCGGGAGTGGGCACTGCTCACGGCACGAGTCCTGGAGAAGGATCACGGCTGGGACAAGGACGAATCCGTAGCCACGACGCGAGCGGTCCTTGAGGCTGTGGGGTTGAAGTTCGGCGATCCGGCGAAGAAGACCGTCGCGAATCTCACCAAGGTGCTGTTGTTCGCTCCAGCAGACGCTGACAAGCGAATCGGTGCCTACATAGACGCGAACAGCGAGGAACTGCGGCACTGGCGCGACCAGTACCTGACGGCCCAGGAGTCCGGTTCAAAGCCGAAGCGGGGCGGCAAGCAGGCAGTGGCCGAGGAGTCCGAGGACGGCGAGACCAACGGGGCGGGAGACAAGGACCTGCCGCCCCTGCCGAAGGAGTCGCGTACCGCAGTCCTCACTGCCCTGGCCCCGCGCGACGCGATCGACATTGCGCTCTACGGCCGGTTCCTCGCCGAGATCCCCGATTCGCCGAATGTGGACGGTGCGGTTCAGAGCGCCCACGCGTTCACGATCCAAGAGGCCGAAGCAGTCGATGACTTCTACGCCGCCGCGGACGACGCCAAGCTCGATCGCAAGAAGAACGCCCTGGACTTCCTGGACGCGGCGGACGACGCGGGAGCCGGGATGACCGGCTATCAGTCACTGATCTCGGGCACCTTCTACCGACATGCCGTCCTCGACCGCAGCCGGCTGCGGACCAACCTCCAGGCCGCCGGAATGACCGAGGCCGAAGCAGCCGAGGCCGCCGTCGCGGCGGAGCTCGAATTCGTCACCGGATTCGTCGAGGCATTCCCGCAGGCGAAAAGGAACTCCACTGCCTCCACCGGCTCGCTGCCCGCCCTGGTCCTCGCCTTCGAAGGCGAGCGCCCATACAACTACGCGGCTGCCTTCCAAAAGCCCATCGACGAGAACCCCGAGGACAGCGGAGGCGAAGGTCCGGCCGGCCTCGCCGGAGTGCGGCGGATGCTCAACCACCACTCCTTCGTCGGCAAGCGACGCCCCGACATCGTCAGAGCCCGGCTGCTCACCTACGACCCCCAGGTCGATGCCCTCCTCGACGAACTGCAACCCTCAGACGCGACGCGGGTGGACACCATCGAGGGCCTCACTTCATGA
- a CDS encoding IS110 family transposase, protein MYDTGGIGVFLGLDVGKGEHHGHGLTPAGKKVLDKRLPNSEPKLRAVFDKLKTKFGTVLVIVDQPANIGALPLTVARDCGCEVAYLPGLAMRRAAEMYEGEAKTDARDAFVIADVARTNPRTLRQITVADETEAELAMLVGFDDDLAGESTRCSNRLRGLLAQIHPSLERVLGKRIHHPAVLELLSRYGSPQQLHKVGTDEIAAVLKPKAPRMAVRLAAAITEALAEQTVVVPGTAAAEVIVPSLARQLSEILTQRDALEGRLAALLEAHPLHRLLTSMPGVGVRIAATLLVTIGDGHTFPDADHLASYAGLSPATKSSGSSIKGEHAPRRGNRQLKRAMFLSAFAALHDPASRAYYDRHRNGGKTHTQALLRLARRRITVLFAMLRDGCFYESRPATA, encoded by the coding sequence GTGTACGACACCGGCGGGATCGGCGTCTTCCTCGGGCTGGACGTCGGCAAGGGCGAGCACCATGGCCACGGGCTGACCCCGGCCGGGAAGAAGGTCCTCGACAAGCGGCTGCCGAACAGCGAACCGAAGCTGCGGGCGGTCTTCGACAAGCTCAAGACCAAGTTCGGCACGGTGCTGGTGATCGTCGACCAGCCCGCCAACATCGGCGCGCTGCCGCTGACGGTGGCCCGTGACTGCGGATGCGAGGTCGCCTACCTGCCCGGACTGGCGATGCGCCGTGCTGCGGAGATGTACGAGGGCGAGGCCAAGACCGACGCGCGCGACGCGTTCGTCATCGCCGATGTCGCCCGCACCAACCCACGCACCCTGCGGCAGATCACCGTCGCGGACGAGACCGAGGCCGAGCTGGCCATGCTCGTCGGGTTCGACGACGACCTGGCCGGGGAGTCCACCCGCTGCTCCAACCGCCTGCGCGGCCTGCTCGCACAGATCCACCCCAGCCTGGAGCGCGTGCTCGGCAAGCGGATCCACCACCCGGCCGTCCTGGAGCTGCTGAGCCGCTACGGCTCCCCGCAGCAACTGCACAAGGTCGGAACCGACGAGATCGCGGCGGTCCTCAAGCCGAAAGCGCCGCGGATGGCCGTACGCCTGGCCGCCGCGATCACCGAGGCGCTGGCCGAGCAGACCGTCGTCGTGCCCGGCACAGCCGCAGCCGAGGTAATCGTGCCCTCCCTCGCCCGACAACTGTCGGAGATCCTCACCCAACGCGACGCGCTGGAGGGCCGGCTGGCAGCCCTGCTGGAGGCCCACCCTCTTCACCGACTCCTGACCTCCATGCCCGGCGTCGGGGTCAGGATCGCCGCAACGCTGCTGGTCACCATCGGCGACGGCCACACCTTCCCCGACGCCGACCACCTCGCCTCCTACGCCGGACTGTCCCCGGCCACCAAGTCCTCTGGCTCCTCGATCAAGGGCGAACACGCGCCCAGGCGCGGGAACCGCCAGCTCAAACGGGCCATGTTCCTGTCCGCGTTCGCCGCACTCCATGATCCAGCCTCCCGCGCCTACTACGACCGGCACCGCAACGGCGGAAAGACCCACACCCAGGCGCTGCTGCGCCTGGCCCGACGACGAATCACCGTCCTGTTTGCCATGCTTCGCGATGGTTGCTTCTACGAGTCCCGCCCGGCAACAGCATGA
- a CDS encoding type I-E CRISPR-associated protein Cse2/CasB, giving the protein MTTPDGAETVESSADRMTTWLMALVRNRQYGELAQLRRVTAGTTARYQAGWFAPDRDRREIYEQVAFLFAVYHRGVGQPAAGYGSFGAAARRIGRPGARGPEDPGATRLVDRIVSGRRIPWRHLQHGIARLRACEQKPPSWTGLVADLDQWNDRKARVADHWAIDFHEPPDLRRTIRQKGISK; this is encoded by the coding sequence ATGACCACACCGGATGGAGCAGAGACTGTGGAGTCGAGCGCCGACCGAATGACCACCTGGCTGATGGCACTGGTGCGTAACAGGCAGTATGGCGAGCTCGCACAGCTCCGACGCGTAACTGCCGGCACCACCGCCAGGTACCAGGCCGGCTGGTTCGCCCCGGACCGAGACAGAAGAGAGATCTACGAACAGGTGGCCTTCCTATTCGCCGTGTACCACCGGGGAGTAGGTCAGCCCGCGGCAGGTTACGGCAGTTTCGGTGCCGCGGCCCGCAGGATTGGCCGGCCCGGAGCCCGGGGGCCTGAGGACCCGGGTGCGACGCGGCTCGTAGACCGCATCGTGTCCGGCCGGCGCATTCCATGGCGTCATCTACAACACGGCATCGCGCGGCTACGCGCCTGCGAGCAAAAGCCGCCGTCCTGGACTGGACTCGTCGCCGACCTCGATCAATGGAATGACCGGAAGGCCCGTGTTGCCGACCACTGGGCGATCGACTTCCACGAACCGCCGGATCTTCGCCGGACCATTCGCCAGAAGGGCATCAGCAAGTGA
- the cas5 gene encoding CRISPR-associated protein Cas5, with product MTFVLLIRLAGPLQSWGISSRFAARRDSHGRPTKSAVIGMCAAAMGLPRSMPLEEPEDSPAGPMKPTVLGELARTVFGVRADHPGVLIRDYHTVGAGKYPLRPRDLIVDHRRAAAVSASLDTGTGDRFGQLSLAEWYGAPKKVAADPVSGVLVSGELTRSGLITERWYLADATFLVGLQHEDEEFLSSVGHALEHPQRLLWLGRKSCPPSGTLSLGVFPGDLASNFHNQKLLPGPESAGRRESRTWAWFQVPPSEQGATPVRDQPVSFSSSDPEHTTRWEITRRITIAPGAAEWQEIIP from the coding sequence ATGACGTTCGTCCTACTCATTCGACTGGCCGGCCCCCTTCAGTCCTGGGGCATCTCCAGTCGCTTCGCCGCCCGCAGAGACTCCCACGGCCGACCCACCAAGTCAGCCGTGATCGGCATGTGCGCAGCCGCCATGGGCCTGCCACGCTCCATGCCATTGGAAGAGCCAGAGGATTCGCCAGCGGGTCCGATGAAGCCGACAGTCCTGGGAGAGCTTGCCCGGACGGTCTTCGGAGTGCGCGCGGACCACCCCGGTGTCCTGATCCGCGACTACCACACGGTCGGTGCAGGCAAATATCCGCTGCGGCCTCGCGATCTAATTGTGGACCACCGGCGCGCAGCTGCCGTATCGGCCAGCCTCGACACAGGCACGGGAGACCGATTCGGACAGCTCTCTCTGGCCGAGTGGTACGGGGCACCAAAGAAGGTCGCCGCCGATCCAGTGTCAGGAGTTTTGGTATCCGGTGAGCTGACCCGCTCCGGACTCATCACCGAACGGTGGTACCTCGCCGACGCGACATTTTTGGTGGGCCTCCAGCATGAGGACGAGGAATTCCTGTCATCGGTCGGTCACGCCCTCGAACACCCCCAACGGCTCCTGTGGCTGGGGCGCAAATCCTGTCCTCCTTCCGGAACTCTCTCCCTGGGCGTCTTCCCCGGCGATCTGGCCAGTAACTTCCACAATCAGAAGTTGCTTCCCGGACCCGAGAGCGCTGGGCGTCGCGAGAGCCGAACCTGGGCCTGGTTCCAGGTCCCACCTTCCGAACAGGGCGCCACGCCGGTGCGGGACCAGCCGGTGAGCTTCTCCTCCTCGGACCCCGAACACACCACGCGCTGGGAGATCACCCGCAGGATCACGATCGCTCCCGGTGCGGCCGAATGGCAGGAGATCATCCCGTGA
- a CDS encoding type I-E CRISPR-associated protein Cas6/Cse3/CasE, with translation MSNPQQSRTTTARFVASHSVLTLDARHPFVAKSLVDAQEMHRTVMSGFQGWVDNGVTDARAQMGVLSTWSLNLKEASLVLVVQSKVAANWGHLPKGTLREQPYSLTVDRTLRLGDTVSFRAVVNPTYSKWEPNPNQERTRGRRVAHTNPNGVRKWCARHFGDGIESAGTTGGTADPSTISVRMLPTVSSATSHKGLKIARAELRGTLAITDPAAFVTTLSGGIGHARAYSCGLILIR, from the coding sequence GTGAGCAACCCACAGCAGTCCCGCACGACGACAGCCCGCTTCGTCGCGTCCCATTCGGTGCTGACTCTGGACGCGCGGCACCCCTTCGTGGCGAAGTCGCTGGTCGACGCCCAGGAGATGCACCGCACCGTGATGAGCGGCTTTCAGGGATGGGTCGACAACGGCGTCACTGACGCCCGCGCCCAGATGGGTGTCCTGTCGACCTGGTCGCTCAACCTGAAAGAAGCCTCGCTCGTCCTGGTCGTCCAGTCTAAGGTGGCGGCAAACTGGGGGCATCTGCCCAAGGGCACCCTACGAGAGCAGCCATACTCCCTCACCGTCGATCGCACCCTCCGCCTCGGGGACACCGTCAGTTTCCGCGCGGTCGTCAACCCCACCTACAGCAAATGGGAACCCAATCCCAACCAGGAACGAACTCGAGGCCGACGAGTAGCCCACACCAACCCGAACGGCGTCAGAAAATGGTGCGCCCGCCACTTCGGCGACGGGATCGAATCCGCTGGCACCACAGGCGGCACAGCCGACCCCAGCACCATTTCGGTGCGGATGTTGCCCACAGTTTCCAGCGCTACCTCCCACAAAGGCCTGAAAATCGCTCGCGCGGAGCTGCGCGGCACCCTCGCCATCACCGACCCCGCTGCGTTCGTCACAACCCTCTCCGGCGGTATCGGCCATGCTCGGGCGTACAGCTGTGGGCTCATTCTGATCCGTTGA
- a CDS encoding ISL3 family transposase — MSSNVWLRAGGIERTVAEQVYVHPIDPVVVVSVRPDRHWESRPRCGVCRERAPLYDQGRRRRWRSLDHGLLKVFLEADLPRVSCPEHGVVIAAVPWARYGAGHTRGFDEVVAWFALAAPKTMISALLRINWHTVGAILARVMPDRDAEDGDRLDGVRRIGIDEVSFKKGQRYLTIVVDHDSGRLLFAAQGRSKDSVRTFFDLLGPERSKLITHVSADGAGWIAQVLAERCPNAAVCLDPFRVVKWASEALDKVRRQVWNDARAAGMRQIARALKDSRYALWKNPQDLTGRQQAKLSIIQATNKPLYRAYLLKEQLRAVFAPGGPERIRLLDAWLAWAARSRLAPFVELARTIRSRRAEIANTLAYGLSNARIESMNQKIRLIIRRAYGFRSAPALIAMIRLCLAGYARPLPGRT; from the coding sequence GTGTCTTCGAATGTATGGCTGCGGGCCGGTGGGATCGAGCGCACCGTGGCCGAGCAGGTCTATGTTCACCCGATCGATCCAGTCGTGGTGGTGTCGGTGCGTCCGGACCGGCACTGGGAGAGTCGGCCGCGCTGTGGGGTGTGTCGTGAGCGGGCTCCGCTGTATGACCAGGGTCGGCGCCGCCGGTGGCGCTCGCTTGACCATGGGCTGTTGAAGGTCTTCCTGGAGGCCGACCTGCCCAGGGTGTCCTGCCCGGAGCATGGGGTGGTGATAGCGGCGGTGCCCTGGGCCCGATACGGCGCCGGGCATACCAGGGGATTCGACGAGGTCGTGGCCTGGTTCGCGCTCGCAGCGCCGAAAACGATGATCAGCGCGCTTCTGCGGATCAACTGGCACACCGTCGGAGCGATCCTGGCCCGGGTGATGCCCGACCGCGACGCCGAAGACGGTGACCGTCTGGACGGGGTCCGGCGGATCGGCATCGACGAGGTGTCCTTCAAGAAGGGCCAGCGGTATCTGACGATCGTGGTCGACCACGACAGTGGCCGGCTGCTGTTCGCCGCACAGGGCCGCAGCAAAGACAGCGTGCGCACCTTCTTCGACCTCCTGGGCCCGGAGCGCTCCAAGCTGATCACGCACGTCTCCGCCGACGGCGCCGGATGGATCGCGCAGGTGCTGGCCGAGCGCTGCCCGAACGCCGCGGTGTGCCTGGACCCGTTCCGCGTCGTGAAGTGGGCGAGCGAGGCTTTGGACAAGGTCCGGCGGCAGGTGTGGAACGACGCCCGCGCCGCTGGGATGCGGCAGATCGCCCGGGCCTTGAAGGACTCCCGCTACGCCTTGTGGAAGAACCCGCAGGATCTCACCGGGCGCCAGCAGGCCAAGCTGTCGATAATCCAGGCCACGAACAAGCCGCTGTACCGGGCCTACCTGCTCAAAGAGCAACTGCGGGCGGTGTTCGCCCCCGGCGGCCCCGAACGCATCCGGCTGCTGGACGCCTGGCTGGCCTGGGCCGCACGCAGCAGACTCGCCCCGTTCGTCGAACTCGCCCGCACCATCCGCTCCCGCCGCGCCGAGATTGCCAACACCCTGGCCTACGGACTGAGCAACGCCCGAATCGAGTCGATGAACCAGAAGATCCGGCTGATCATCCGCCGGGCCTACGGCTTCCGCTCGGCCCCCGCCCTGATCGCGATGATCCGACTCTGCCTGGCCGGCTACGCCCGCCCCCTACCAGGACGGACCTGA